A window from Tenacibaculum singaporense encodes these proteins:
- a CDS encoding sigma-54-dependent transcriptional regulator — protein sequence MPLKKENILIVDDDVHILELLHRHLQSWNYHTYKAVSVKEAVTILRDTPIDLLITDLKMPEVDGFELVKFVSEHYPKLPKLIVTGYPSVQDSLEAIKSGVVAYLTKPFTKDELKSAMDDALKKAEKSHKKTTQEKDKKDFYGDMIGASEKINEIFQIIDRVKNNKATVSIKGESGTGKELVARAIHYEGKFAKGPYIAVNCGAIPENLLESELFGYIKGAFTGADSNRNGFFQAANGGTIFLDEIGNASLNVQSKLLRALQEKEVVKVGAQKAEKVDVRIIAATNNNLKEMIQKGTFREDLFYRLTVVEIEVPPLRERKEDISMLVEKFLFKYGVEYKDRFVKISPKALAILQRYNWPGNIRELENIIQRAVIMCDRIVEVEHLPDSLKYNVDFSEERLISLKEMEKRHIQYVLNATNNNKTKAAKILQIDRKTLREKLKE from the coding sequence ATGCCGTTAAAAAAGGAAAATATATTAATAGTAGATGATGATGTTCATATCTTAGAGCTGTTACATCGACATTTACAATCTTGGAATTATCATACCTACAAGGCAGTATCAGTTAAAGAAGCAGTTACAATTTTAAGAGATACACCAATTGATTTGCTAATAACCGATTTAAAAATGCCAGAAGTGGATGGTTTTGAACTCGTTAAATTCGTTTCAGAACACTATCCAAAGTTACCTAAACTTATAGTAACAGGATATCCATCTGTTCAAGATTCATTAGAAGCCATTAAGTCAGGAGTAGTAGCATACCTAACGAAGCCTTTTACAAAAGATGAGTTGAAATCGGCAATGGATGATGCTTTAAAAAAAGCAGAAAAAAGTCATAAAAAAACTACTCAAGAAAAAGATAAAAAGGATTTTTATGGAGATATGATAGGGGCTTCAGAAAAGATTAATGAAATTTTTCAAATAATAGATCGAGTAAAAAATAATAAAGCAACAGTTTCTATTAAGGGAGAAAGTGGTACTGGTAAAGAGTTGGTGGCGCGTGCAATACATTATGAAGGTAAGTTTGCTAAAGGACCATACATAGCGGTAAACTGTGGAGCAATTCCTGAGAATTTATTAGAGTCTGAGTTGTTTGGTTATATAAAAGGCGCTTTTACAGGAGCAGATAGTAACAGGAATGGTTTTTTTCAAGCGGCTAATGGAGGAACTATTTTTTTAGATGAAATAGGAAATGCTTCATTAAATGTACAATCAAAGTTATTAAGGGCTTTACAAGAAAAAGAAGTGGTGAAGGTAGGAGCTCAAAAAGCAGAGAAAGTAGATGTTAGAATTATTGCAGCGACTAACAATAACCTAAAAGAAATGATTCAAAAAGGAACATTTCGAGAAGACCTGTTTTATAGGTTGACAGTAGTTGAAATAGAGGTGCCACCTTTACGAGAAAGGAAAGAAGATATTTCTATGTTAGTAGAAAAGTTTCTGTTTAAATATGGGGTGGAATATAAAGATAGGTTCGTAAAAATAAGTCCTAAAGCTTTGGCTATACTACAAAGATATAATTGGCCAGGTAATATTAGAGAGTTAGAAAATATAATACAACGTGCGGTAATTATGTGTGATCGTATAGTAGAAGTAGAGCATTTACCTGATTCGCTAAAATATAATGTTGATTTTTCTGAGGAAAGATTAATCTCCTTAAAAGAAATGGAAAAACGTCATATACAATATGTATTAAACGCAACTAATAACAATAAAACAAAAGCAGCAAAAATTCTTCAAATAGACCGTAAGACATTACGAGAAAAGCTGAAAGAATAA
- a CDS encoding Glu/Leu/Phe/Val family dehydrogenase, protein MTLTKELIKPAKRKNARGMVDNVLEQFNSASDQIGLHPNIRKILSITNNEIIVNFPVKMDNGDVEIFQGYRVQHNNALGPYKGGLRYHPTVDIDAARALAMWMTWKTSLAGLPYGGGKGGIQIDPTKYSKDELERITRRFTFALGDNIGPEHDIPAPDVNTNAQTMAWMADTYMSTKAPAERSMNQHVVTGKPIGSGGLEGRDRATGYGVFLTIKFWVEGNNQTLEDKTFIVQGFGNVGYWAAYFLEQEGAKMIGVQDAYGSIQNTNGIKVEDLFNYTKANNGSLVGYPESLAIEKENFFATDCDICIPAALGNQITEDNAHLIKANLIAEGANGPINVEGEKILLEKGVTIIPDILCNSGGVITSYFEWLQNRNGELWNMEEVIVRLDKKLKDSYTKVSDYAKLEGVDMRKAAYCIAIQRIEKAYVQRGIFP, encoded by the coding sequence ATGACATTAACCAAAGAATTAATAAAACCAGCGAAGCGAAAGAATGCTAGAGGAATGGTTGATAATGTACTAGAACAGTTTAATAGTGCATCAGATCAAATTGGTTTACACCCTAATATTCGTAAGATATTAAGTATTACGAATAACGAAATCATTGTTAATTTTCCTGTAAAGATGGATAATGGAGATGTTGAAATTTTTCAAGGATATCGTGTGCAGCATAACAATGCTTTGGGACCATATAAAGGAGGTTTACGTTACCACCCAACAGTAGATATAGATGCAGCGAGAGCGTTAGCTATGTGGATGACATGGAAAACATCTTTGGCAGGTTTACCATATGGTGGAGGTAAAGGAGGGATTCAAATAGACCCTACTAAATACTCAAAAGATGAATTAGAGCGTATCACTAGACGTTTTACGTTTGCATTAGGAGATAATATTGGACCAGAGCATGATATTCCTGCTCCAGATGTAAACACAAACGCTCAAACAATGGCGTGGATGGCAGATACGTATATGAGTACAAAAGCACCAGCAGAACGTTCAATGAATCAACATGTAGTTACAGGAAAACCAATAGGTAGTGGAGGTCTAGAAGGAAGAGATAGAGCCACAGGTTACGGAGTTTTCTTAACTATTAAGTTTTGGGTAGAAGGAAATAACCAAACCTTAGAAGATAAAACTTTTATTGTTCAAGGGTTTGGAAACGTTGGATATTGGGCAGCTTACTTTTTAGAACAAGAAGGAGCTAAAATGATAGGAGTTCAAGATGCTTATGGAAGCATTCAAAATACGAATGGAATCAAGGTAGAAGACCTTTTTAACTATACAAAAGCTAACAACGGGAGCTTAGTAGGGTACCCAGAATCTCTAGCAATAGAGAAGGAAAATTTTTTTGCTACTGACTGTGATATTTGTATACCAGCAGCATTGGGTAATCAGATAACTGAAGATAATGCACACTTAATCAAAGCTAATTTAATAGCTGAAGGAGCAAACGGACCTATAAATGTTGAAGGAGAAAAAATTCTTTTAGAAAAAGGAGTAACAATTATCCCTGATATATTATGTAATTCAGGAGGAGTAATCACTAGTTATTTCGAGTGGCTTCAAAACCGTAACGGAGAGTTGTGGAATATGGAAGAGGTTATTGTACGATTAGATAAGAAACTAAAAGACTCCTATACTAAAGTTTCAGATTATGCTAAGTTAGAAGGTGTTGATATGCGAAAAGCAGCTTATTGTATAGCGATACAACGTATTGAAAAGGCATATGTTCAACGAGGAATTTTTCCATAA
- a CDS encoding GreA/GreB family elongation factor has product MKHGSLVLEKKEYVYIKSLLNVSEHTEEGKVQTSLDKFAEELKTAKILNEEEMLDDVIRLNTVVTIASGAVWEKTIQIVKPTEKDLKNNKVSILTPIGIALFGYALNDVVHWDLPGGKKEVKILKVTQKKGKESFSTLI; this is encoded by the coding sequence ATGAAACACGGAAGTTTAGTTTTAGAGAAAAAAGAGTATGTGTACATTAAGAGTTTACTAAATGTTTCAGAGCATACTGAAGAAGGTAAAGTACAAACATCACTAGATAAGTTTGCTGAAGAGTTAAAAACAGCTAAAATTTTAAATGAAGAAGAAATGCTAGATGATGTTATACGCTTAAATACTGTTGTAACTATAGCTTCTGGCGCTGTTTGGGAAAAAACTATTCAGATTGTAAAACCAACTGAAAAGGATTTGAAAAACAACAAAGTTTCTATTTTAACGCCAATAGGTATAGCTTTATTTGGTTATGCTTTAAATGATGTAGTTCACTGGGATTTACCAGGAGGAAAGAAAGAAGTTAAAATTTTAAAAGTAACTCAAAAGAAGGGGAAAGAGAGTTTTAGTACCTTAATTTAA
- a CDS encoding class I SAM-dependent methyltransferase produces MMTKGDLKYKEFWNEKYQNTNFAYGKEPNLFFKKELQKIKTGKILLPADGEGRNSVYASKLGWDVTATDLSIEGKSKALKLASEFNVNLKYVVGDIQDLELPKESFDAIGLIYAHFSAWKISIIHQKLTTLLKPNGYIIFEAFSKNHLNYQKNNPKIGGPKDVDMLFSIEQIQQDFTGFEIQVLEEKEVFLNEGDSHNGKGSVIRFIGKKF; encoded by the coding sequence ATGATGACAAAAGGTGATTTAAAATATAAAGAGTTTTGGAATGAAAAATATCAAAACACCAACTTTGCTTATGGCAAAGAGCCCAACTTATTTTTTAAAAAAGAGCTTCAAAAAATAAAAACTGGAAAAATCTTATTACCTGCTGACGGAGAAGGCAGAAATAGTGTATATGCTTCCAAATTAGGGTGGGATGTTACTGCTACCGATTTAAGTATTGAAGGAAAAAGTAAAGCTCTAAAACTAGCCTCTGAGTTTAATGTAAATCTAAAGTATGTTGTAGGCGACATACAAGATCTTGAACTTCCAAAAGAATCTTTTGATGCTATTGGTTTAATCTACGCACATTTTTCTGCTTGGAAAATTTCTATTATTCACCAAAAACTTACTACACTTCTTAAACCTAATGGGTATATAATTTTTGAAGCTTTTAGTAAAAATCATCTTAATTATCAGAAGAATAATCCCAAAATAGGTGGTCCAAAAGATGTAGATATGCTTTTTTCTATAGAACAAATACAACAAGATTTTACTGGTTTTGAAATTCAAGTTTTAGAAGAAAAAGAAGTCTTTTTAAATGAAGGAGATTCTCACAACGGTAAAGGAAGTGTGATTCGTTTTATAGGCAAAAAATTCTAG